Proteins encoded within one genomic window of Desulfovibrio aminophilus:
- a CDS encoding DegQ family serine endoprotease, whose product MSFRKSSALAILALFVLALPIQAAAKASLPEFADLAEKAGKAVVNISTVKTAPATNPLQEFLKNQPNSPFRDFFDQFMGNMPMQPRKMSSLGSGFVISSDGYVATNNHVIADADQITVKLQENGKEYPAKIVGRDPETDLALLKIDAGDNLPVLSFGDSDALRVGEWVMAIGNPFGLGHTVTAGIVSAKGRIIGQGAFDNFIQTDASINPGNSGGPLIDLDGRVIGINTAIIASGQGIGFAIPSNMAAKILDQLKSGKTPKRGWLGVTIQGVDENTAKALGLPGAKGALVSAVSPGDPADKAGIKPGDVIIKVNGEPVEDSAALLRTIAGMAPGDKASLGIWRQGKEIARKVTLEERAPNIAAMERGQGRGGQPGKEQSADEIGVTVRPLSSQEARALGMEQPQGLVITGVREGSPAAQSDVRPGDVVLEANQNPVSNVADFQKIVREDGKKRGVVMLLLKRQGRNIFRTIGLE is encoded by the coding sequence ATGTCGTTCAGGAAATCGTCGGCCTTGGCCATCCTGGCCTTGTTCGTCCTGGCTCTGCCCATCCAGGCCGCGGCCAAGGCGTCCCTGCCCGAGTTCGCCGACCTGGCGGAAAAGGCCGGCAAGGCCGTGGTCAACATCAGCACGGTGAAGACCGCCCCGGCCACCAACCCGCTCCAGGAATTCCTCAAAAATCAGCCCAACAGCCCGTTCCGCGACTTCTTCGACCAGTTCATGGGCAACATGCCCATGCAACCGCGCAAGATGAGCTCCCTGGGCTCGGGCTTCGTCATCTCCTCTGACGGCTATGTCGCCACCAACAACCACGTCATCGCCGACGCGGACCAGATCACGGTCAAGCTCCAGGAGAACGGCAAGGAGTATCCGGCCAAGATCGTGGGCCGCGACCCCGAGACCGACCTGGCCCTGCTCAAGATCGACGCGGGCGACAACCTCCCGGTGCTCTCCTTCGGCGACTCCGACGCCCTGCGCGTGGGCGAGTGGGTCATGGCCATCGGCAATCCCTTCGGCCTGGGCCACACCGTCACCGCGGGCATCGTCAGCGCCAAGGGCCGGATCATCGGCCAGGGCGCCTTCGACAACTTCATCCAGACCGACGCCAGCATCAACCCCGGCAACTCCGGCGGCCCGCTCATCGACCTGGACGGCCGGGTCATCGGCATCAACACCGCCATCATCGCCTCGGGCCAGGGCATCGGCTTCGCCATTCCCAGCAACATGGCCGCCAAGATCCTGGACCAGCTCAAGTCCGGCAAGACGCCCAAGCGCGGCTGGCTGGGCGTGACCATCCAGGGCGTGGACGAGAACACGGCCAAGGCCCTGGGCCTGCCCGGCGCCAAGGGCGCGCTCGTCTCGGCCGTGTCGCCCGGCGACCCGGCGGACAAGGCCGGGATCAAGCCCGGCGACGTGATCATCAAGGTCAACGGCGAGCCCGTGGAGGACTCCGCCGCCCTGTTGCGCACCATCGCGGGCATGGCCCCCGGCGACAAGGCCTCCCTGGGCATCTGGCGCCAGGGCAAGGAGATCGCCCGCAAGGTCACCCTGGAGGAACGCGCCCCGAACATCGCGGCCATGGAGCGCGGCCAGGGGCGCGGCGGCCAGCCGGGCAAGGAGCAGTCCGCCGACGAAATCGGCGTGACCGTGCGCCCGCTCTCGTCCCAGGAAGCCCGCGCCCTCGGCATGGAGCAGCCGCAGGGCCTGGTCATCACCGGCGTGCGCGAGGGCTCCCCGGCCGCCCAGTCCGACGTCCGCCCCGGGGACGTGGTTCTGGAGGCCAACCAGAACCCCGTGTCCAACGTGGCCGACT